In Triplophysa dalaica isolate WHDGS20190420 chromosome 19, ASM1584641v1, whole genome shotgun sequence, the sequence ACCTTCTTTGAAACGAATTCGGAGGACACATGAGCTGTAATCTTAGTTGCTGGAGATTgataacccacaattctttgcGTCGGCCTACGTCTGTTATTTGAATGAACGGCAACAGCTGCACATTCAATCTTATACgtggtgtttaaatgtgaaCGGTTTACGATTTGTGTCACGTTCTTTAATGTGAACAGGCATGTGCAGTAAATAGGTTTAGAAGTGTTAAGTGattttttaactttaacatttttaagtaaGGCAAAACTGTATCTTTTGCTATTGTTTGCAGTAGAAAGTAACCAACTTTTAAACTCTTAAATCATgtagaaatcatttaaattaatttgacagGTGTGCAGTGCAacgtgttgtcatagcaacgtggtacttcctgtttccttttctgTATATCCTTCGAAGGACTtcttgtttaattctaagttgaGAATCCTGCATATACCGCATCCTATAGAGTGTTCCTCAAATGGGGGTACGCGTACCcccaggggtactgcagggggtacatgagagaaactgacatttgggaataaataaggaaaatcaataaattatgatgatagttttttatatgaaattacgACTACACAAAGATGGgcaaaaatgaattaatagATTTAGATATAATAACGCTTTGACTCTTATTTCACTGTatgttaaagtaaaatgttgttgtctggtcaaggggtacttggcttgaaaaatcataaaaagggtgcttaagccaaaaaagtttgagaaccactgctttagagGATGGTACCTCCGGAGGACACAAGGACGCAGCCTTGTGAAACGAGACACAGTTTACAGGCTGAATACGAAATATCATTCtgccatactatatagtaggcgaaaagGAGTAGGCAAACGAATAGCATGTCCGATACCTCGGTCTTCATAAACAGCAAACGAGAATTTCCCGGCTGATGCACTATTTCTCGCGAGATTTGGACGTGCGTATACTGCTGTTGCGTCCGAATCGTCTTAATACGCCTACTTACCTACTATACAGTATGAGAAAACACAGTATGTCCTAATCCTCAGTATTCATAAAAAAGTAGGTGAGAAATTCCCGTATGTCTTACCTGTTACACTCACATTCTGAAGCTCCCAGCGACAGATACGTTAGACACTTATATATCCCATGAGCCCACGGGACAGGATAAGTTCACAAGAGCAAAGCGAAGAACTGCGAGGCAGGTGTTTTCCAAAGTGTGTATAACTAGCCAACAACGCGTTTCTTTGAGTGGCAGTCGCATTTGTTGTAGTGCTGTAGCGTAAAGTTAACCTGTGAGATGCTACATAGTAAAGTATATTTGTGATTTTGCTGCGAAAATGCAGTGTTCTAATATGTCTAAGGGGCGTTCCACGCACACACGTCTTCGAAgtagacttaaagggatagatcagccaaaaactcaaattggccgtttatttactcaccctcaggccatccgagatgtaggtgacattttttcttgagtagaaccataaagaagattgttttgtaaatccgcagccctctctacttcatataatgggagtatatggggtccGCCGATACAAGAGTTCCTAAAGAACaaaattccaaaaagcggctcctagTGTTTTTCGTAAAGTGACTCactcgatattttcataaatttgaacgtaattttttcatattattagtcttctgtaaatctttaaggtttcatGGCTGTTTCTCAGCAAATTTGAGGtttagcctccttcacagatgttctataggactagggtctagagactataggacatttaatgtgcttctccttaagccactctttggttgtcttggcaatatgttttgggtttTTGTCATGTCAAAGGAACATCCAGAAaccatcttcagtgatctaaTTAAGGGGAgggttctcgtccaagattttacGGTAAACTGCCCtgtccctcagcccctcaatggGGTGAAGTCTTCCTGTATCCGTAGCAGAGAAAAGCtcaaagcataatgtttccaacactgtgcttctctgtagggatggcGTTCTTGGGCTCATTGTCAACATTTCTCTCAGTTTTGGTCTCACAGCAGTGCCAGCACTTTCgccaaagccttttctgaatcatgTTGATGTTCAAAACATCAGGCGGGCCTtcttgggcaggaggaccttgcgggtgtttcaggatttcaatctattgtggcatagcgtgctaccaatggtttgcttgctaactgtggtcccaactgtcttgaaatcattaacatgCTTCTTCTGTGtatagttctgggctgatctttaacctttctcatgatcatcaactccattggggaaatcttgcaggTAGCTCCAGAACAAGGGCATTTGATAGTTACTTTGTATTCCACATAAtcgcaccaacagttgtcttctcaccaagcttctgtctgtagcctagtcaaggtttgtgcaggtccacaatcttgtccctgacatcatTTAAACCTAATTGGTCTGGACCATGGTGGTGAAGAGATTGAAAcggaagatacagattctgttgggaggtattttttatatacataacaaccGGACTTAGGAGTAGTGACAGGACTATCTGTGGTCCATTTCATTcactgaaatgcaaataaatgtataacctttatataaaaaaattccccctgattttttatatattctgtctctatcagttaaaataaacctaccataaaaattatagacccttcatttctttgtaagcaggcaaacttacaaaatcagcaggagatcaaaaaattatttttctcacTGTATCTGTTTCTAGTCTTACTAACGCATCCAGTGACCAGGACGAAATCCATGTTGGTATGATGATATTAGTCTTTGCTCTCCAATACATAGTATAACCGATTTGCAATCATTCTTTCCATTAATTTACAGAGATTTGATGTAAGAGCAATCCTGTAGTTCCCTACTATTGAAGGATCTTTCCCAGGTTTAGCTATAGGAATTATTACAGCCTGTTTCCACTCACTAGGCAGTTTGCCTTCCACCCACAATTTGTTGAACAATTCCAGTATATGCCTGTAAAAGTCATATTCGTCTTCGTTTTCTGCAGTACCAAAATGACGGTATCTTTTATTGAACTCAATAATTAGTTTAACCAAATATGAGATTACCTTTTATCCAAACACTGTACTATCAAATTCtttagaaaacatatttttttagcattttatatatagcattttaatataaataatataaacaaatccGAGAATCTTCTAAATTTTGTAATCTCTAATCTCACTTTTTAGTTGCTTTTGGCTTTCCATACAGTTCACGAATTTAAATAGTCTGATAGCGGGGCTGGAAATGGGAGTTGTAGGGGGCGGGGTCTATGTAAAGGGAGGGTGGAGTTCCACCTCAAAATGTGGaggatttttctattttatccATAAAATAGCCTCCAAATGCTATGTACATTTCATGCATAAATATAGAGGCATTTTCATTATCTATGGTTTAAAGGTATAAAAATGTCCCAGTAGACATAATTCAAACAAACCCATTTATTATGAACAGTTACAGTGACATTACAAAGACGAGAAGAAAAACAATTTTTCCATTTAACTGGAATTATATacaaagtataaataaatacatttggtaAATGAAGTGCCCTAGTGTAAAAATTCTTCAGATCAGTTTCACGTGTAACACAAAGGGGACATTACCACTTTATCTCAGTACTGCAGTACGAAATCAGCAGGAGCGCTTGTGTGACATTATATATTTGGAAATAAAAAGATTTagtgtagttcacagaatattTAAAGACAGACATGCATTGTAGTTCGATACTGATCTTTACAAAACACTTCCCTTATCCTTATTACCCACACGATATAAACATTCATCATATGActttaacaaactttttaaatCAAGTCTGTTCTCTGCAAATGCAAATGTGTCTGAAAAGTTGTGTGCCGAATCACAGTCTTTCCTTTGACTTGCtctttgtttttgctttaagcCTTTGGATGCCATGCAATATATTCTCACACTCTCCTGATGGCTGTGCTGTGCTTAAATCCCCTTTTTTGACTCCCATTCCTAAATAAGTAGAGAAAAATAACATGGatgttattatttacatttatacatgtcaGGCCTCCCCATGTGTTgacaatttttcattatatagTTTATTATAAACTCTCAGTCATATACCTTGGCTTTCTGCATGACATTTCCTTTAGTGGATGCATAGATGGACAGGGGACGTTTCTTCATTTCAGATGCACAGTTGACAGGTCCAGGACCATCGTTGTGAATAGGTTCCTTCTTTTTAACCTAAAAGTATAAAGATATTCAAACATATCCACTGAAAAATCTGAATGTGCATGAATAAAGTAAAGCATGAAGTACTGTATATGAGTGCCCTCGTACCTTAATGGGTGGTTTGCTGTCCACAGGTGCCCCCAGCATCCCTCCAGTCAGAGACTTCTTTAATTTTTCCTTAACCTCTGTCAGTCGTAACTCAAGGTCCACACGCTCAGCTTCCTTCTCACGACAATTTGCTTCCAGTTCGGCCAGGCGCTGCTCCATAGccttttgctgtttttctgtCACAATAACAAAGAGGGTGGAGTTTACGTTTGGGATCACCATTAAACCCCAAAACCAGCTCCggcttgaacattttgaaagGTTGCCAGGTTTTTTAGCTTTATGGCTATATGGTTGCTGGAGTGTTATATAGTCCACTTAAAGTCCACCTGTAATATTTTGCTTCCTACATAAACCCAATGTAAGTGTATGGTCTCTTCATAAGTCTGATTAAGAAGGGATGAATCAAGGTACCATTTAAGTGCACAAACAATGATACAAAAGTAACATTCCAGAGATTAAAATTAAGGGGATATGAATGAGCACTGTAACATGACAAagaattaattaataatattgcCAGCAGATGGCGCCAACCACTGCAAGACTTGAAGCGAGTAAAAATATTAGCCTTCAAAACTAAagtgacccaaaaatgaaattctgtcaccatttactcacccttttgtcatttcaaacctgtacgactttctttcttgcacagatcaaaaaagaagatattttttgtcaACTGGACccctttcacttgcattggttttgttcctacacaatagaagtgaatggggtccagtgctgttcggttaccaactttcttcaaaatatcttcttttgtgttctgcggaagaaagaaactaaTTTCTGTATcactttaaacaaatgtaaaatttgcATCATTTAAATTCAGTGTAACTTAGAAATCACCTGttgcattttttatcttttcttttagCTGCCTCTTCTCTGTACGGAGCGACAGTAGGTTTTTCCTGATcgcttctttttctttctccagGTGCTCCTTCTCGCTGACATATCGCCGAGCATCTTCTTCTGCCCTTGTCTTTCCATATTTACCGTAATGATTCACAGctacaacacaaaaaaacaaaaactgctaATTTTTATGAATAAGAATTAAGGTAATTATCACATTATTACAGCTTTTACCAAATTATTTTGATGATGTAAAGAAAACGGTTAACAGTTACATTCCAGTGAGAACATACAGGAACCGTGTCGCTTCACTGTGATCTGCGTCTCAGCCTTTGCTGTATCCACACTGGACATAGAGGAATATCGCTTCAGTTTAGACTGCGTCTCATCCATCTGTTTTGAAAAGGTGAGAAATTATGTTCTGTGAAGACAGcaaataaacttgaaacacTTGTAAACATTATGGTTTCCAGTTCGGGGATATTTACTCCTTCACAGAACATCAATTTCACAATGCACTTTAGGATTTACAGAAAGGTTCCCGTTTCTGGAAACAAGAAAATGCTTGCAAAGGCGAAAGTTTTGTAGCTGACTAGACATAACAAAGACTTTTACCACACATTTGCTGAGGATTAACTAATGGTCAACAAGCACAGAAATGCTActatacaaatatttcaaaaacagCAATGACATAGTTGTAATAAAgttcaattctgtcatcatttacaagctctcttgtcatttcaaacctgtgtgactttcttctgaagaacacaaaagaatatattttgaaaaatgttggtcttcatggacttgcattggttttgtgtccttgcaatagaagtcaatggggacctaCGGTTTTTAGTTACTAACATATTTCAAAACATCAggttgagcaaatgatgacagaattttcatttggaagGTTAACTACCCGTTTAATGCTTCGTTTtaagcaaattaaaataattagcaaaaaaatgaaaaaataaaaacgaacaaaatattttcaaattataaaacataattttagtttaatttttttaattaacctTACCATCACACTTTCGTATGGCACTTCATCATAAGTCCGTGGGTCTGTGGATGTGCCGCTGGAGGAGGTCGCCCAGCTATGACAACAATTACAcagaatcaaaataaaaaacacatgtgaGTCTGTGAATCTGTATACGCACAATACATACAAGTCAACTCGGTTGTACTCACAGAAAAGAGTGGCGTGCTGCATTCTGGATACTACTGATAGTGTCCACATCTACGTAGTCATAATGCAGCGCCTCTGGAGTGATCGTGCTCCCTGCTTCAGCCAACAGAACTCCCAGCCAGCGGCCCATCTCTACAGAACAGCTCGCCTGAACAtaaatgaacaatatttgaaaaaaaacaatttgaatgtcattttataaaaatctcAAAGGTGAAAGGAAATCTGACCTCCAAAGCTGCTACTTCAGTGCTCCCCCGCATGATGCGGAAGGCAAAAGGGTGTTTAGGTCCAAGACCGGGTAAGACCTCCACACCCTGAAGGGCTACAGAGTTAACATGGCTGTGAATGTCCCCTCTGTCTTTATGGAGATAAAGGGTTCCATTCCTTACACAACACCACCTTTCTTTCCAACACTGGTTCACCAGAACATTCAAGTAACCTAGCAAGAGTAAATTGCAGGAAACTCATCAGaggaaacatttattaaactataGTCGGCAAAGCAAGTGCTAGCCGTTTATGAGGCCTCACCACAACGGGGATTGTCATCTAAATGGGACAGCGTATTTGATTCTCCTGGTTGAGGAGGCTTTTTCTTGGAGAAACTGATGATTCGGTTGATTTTCCTGCCGGCAGCTCGACTCATAGATCCGGTCAGTTCAGAGAACGTCCCTTTTTTGCCTTTTCCTAGAAGATTCAGCACATGAAGCAACATAAGAGGATGCACACAGCACAGGAAGACATGAAACACATGTTTGGATTCAATTACGAAGATGTGTTTAACTTCCCTTGTTAGGAATGCTgagttcaatttttttataaatctctCTTAAGTTTACAGTCGTATCTGGCAGGACCGCactttggattttttttcatatctGTCGGGATCTAAACATTTGGTGTAGAAATTTCTTTAAacaattcttaaaaatacactgtaaaaagtgttAACTTGCAATTTACCATAAACACTGGAgggatgttcatgttttttaactAAGCCAATGTTTACAGGCCTAGTCTCGTGGAATCacatcttaatattttttatcaatagaGCCAAAAAAATCTATGTAAAAATACCTTATGGATATTTACTTTATTCCAATTCCAAGCAACATTGACAACAATTATAAGTTAATTTGTCATTTCccctgtttttgtaaataaaaatattggtgCTGTCAAATCGATAAGTGTTtatttgatatacagtatgcgGGTGTGAcgtgtacattttttaatgcaggcacatacatgtgtgtttattacaaatattcaCGCAAACGCAcgcgcctggcccgaagttagcTTGAGATTCAAAAAAtcgaacatttaaataatctaaaaaatctaaaaattgAAAACCGGTTCCACAGACAACATCACATAAGAGTTAAAGAACTATTTCTAACTGAACTGACTTCAAAAGTTTGTTGGTGTATCCTAATAACCTCGAAGTAATAAAGTGATATTAAATAATAGTTTGACTTTTTGAGTGTTAccaccctgttgaaaaaaacagcaaatgctGGTTaagtaggttttgaagcatggtagctggtttcTGCCTTTTCAAGCTTGTCATATGCTGGTtaaagatggtcatgtgctcaTCCtcagctggtcatgtgctggtttaagctggtcctttGCTGTTTGGAACAgctcatgaccagcttaaaccagcacatgaccatcttaaaccagcacgaACCAGCTATCctgcttcaaaacctacctaaccagcatgtgctgtttgttttcaacAGGGTATTTCAGTATATagaacatgaaaaaataggagGGAAAGGTGGTAACGGTAGAGGGAACAAAGTTTAACCTCAGGGCACATCAAAGACTGAGGAAGTACTGCATAGAACAGCAACATCCTTCCTGAATTCCTACTTCCATTGTTTGAGAGTGACATCACACGACTGACACGAGGAAATGTGCTACACCTGGAAAACCGACACTGACCCTCAGAGCATTGGACAAAAAACCCACTATCCAAAGTCCTcatttgtgtccataccatTCTCACAGCTCTCTCGGGTACTGTCTCCATTAGCCACGCTGTCAGAATCAGAAGTGTGTTTATCTGGTGACATCATCTGCAGTAAACAGGAATTAAATTGATAACGTGTTGAAAATGGAAATCAATACGTTACAGTCATACAGTGATACAGGCCATTTCATGCTACGTACCTTGTCCAGCTCTAGTTTTCGTAGAATCATAGGAGAGGATGAACTCTCTTTTGCATTAATGTTATTTGCCAGATTACCAACTTCCCGAATGACCTGATGATTTAAAAGATAAGAAAAAATTCaaccaaaacagaaaaatcTAACCATTTGCTTTAATCCTATGATCTGATCTTTATAAAGTCTTAAAAagcaagattattgaagcaaatTGGGTTAGCACCTTAAGCCAGTTCTCGGCCTGTTCTTTGCTGTGTACAGCCAACACCACAGCCT encodes:
- the afap1l1b gene encoding actin filament-associated protein 1-like 1b isoform X4, which encodes MEHLVKELSLLLKLLENESVSSSTAEKMSVVRNLVKQLQPSVNGSDFIYMNTSLYGNGTSFVESLFEEFDCDLQDLRDSSEEIKGLEQEEASKHLPIKSSPTDTPPPLPTTPPPDDYYEEAVPLGPGTAPQYITTRSNPSPPNSIDDAYYEDADNNYPTTRMNGAIKNSYNDSDALSSSYESYDEEDEEAKSRERTHQWPSEETSPGQMKDYRKCAFLLRKKRFGQWAKKLTIIRENRLQCFKNPKDRTPYVDLPLNLCNVIYVPKDGRRKKHELRFSMPGGEAVVLAVHSKEQAENWLKVIREVGNLANNINAKESSSSPMILRKLELDKMMSPDKHTSDSDSVANGDSTRESCENGKGKKGTFSELTGSMSRAAGRKINRIISFSKKKPPQPGESNTLSHLDDNPRCGYLNVLVNQCWKERWCCVRNGTLYLHKDRGDIHSHVNSVALQGVEVLPGLGPKHPFAFRIMRGSTEVAALEASCSVEMGRWLGVLLAEAGSTITPEALHYDYVDVDTISSIQNAARHSFLWATSSSGTSTDPRTYDEVPYESVMMDETQSKLKRYSSMSSVDTAKAETQITVKRHGSCMFSLESVNHYGKYGKTRAEEDARRYVSEKEHLEKEKEAIRKNLLSLRTEKRQLKEKIKNATEKQQKAMEQRLAELEANCREKEAERVDLELRLTEVKEKLKKSLTGGMLGAPVDSKPPIKVKKKEPIHNDGPGPVNCASEMKKRPLSIYASTKGNVMQKAKEWESKKGI
- the afap1l1b gene encoding actin filament-associated protein 1-like 1b isoform X2, which codes for MEITDSTCMEHLVKELSLLLKLLENESVSSSTAEKMSVVRNLVKQLQPSVNGSDFIYMNTSLYGNGTSFVESLFEEFDCDLQDLRDSSEEIKGLEQEEASKHLPIKSSPTDTPPPLPTTPPPDDYYEEAVPLGPGTAPQYITTRSNPSPPNSIDDAYYEDADNNYPTTRMNGAIKNSYNDSDALSSSYESYDEEDEEAKSRERTHQWPSEETSPGQMKDYRKCAFLLRKKRFGQWAKKLTIIRENRLQCFKNPKDRTPYVDLPLNLCNVIYVPKDGRRKKHELRFSMPGGEAVVLAVHSKEQAENWLKVIREVGNLANNINAKESSSSPMILRKLELDKMMSPDKHTSDSDSVANGDSTRESCENGKGKKGTFSELTGSMSRAAGRKINRIISFSKKKPPQPGESNTLSHLDDNPRCGYLNVLVNQCWKERWCCVRNGTLYLHKDRGDIHSHVNSVALQGVEVLPGLGPKHPFAFRIMRGSTEVAALEASCSVEMGRWLGVLLAEAGSTITPEALHYDYVDVDTISSIQNAARHSFLWATSSSGTSTDPRTYDEVPYESVMMDETQSKLKRYSSMSSVDTAKAETQITVKRHGSCMFSLESVNHYGKYGKTRAEEDARRYVSEKEHLEKEKEAIRKNLLSLRTEKRQLKEKIKNATEKQQKAMEQRLAELEANCREKEAERVDLELRLTEVKEKLKKSLTGGMLGAPVDSKPPIKVKKKEPIHNDGPGPVNCASEMKKRPLSIYASTKGNVMQKAKEWESKKGI
- the afap1l1b gene encoding actin filament-associated protein 1-like 1b isoform X3, with product MEITDSTFPAGMEHLVKELSLLLKLLENESVSSSTAEKMSVVRNLVKQLQPSVNGSDFIYMNTSLYGNGTSFVESLFEEFDCDLQDLRDSSEEIKGLEQEEASKHLPIKSSPTDTPPPLPTTPPPDDYYEEAVPLGPGTAPQYITTRSNPSPPNSIDDAYYEDADNNYPTTRMNGAIKNSYNDSDALSSSYESYDEEDEEAKSRERTHQWPSEETSPGQMKDYRKCAFLLRKKRFGQWAKKLTIIRENRLQCFKNPKDRTPYVDLPLNLCNVIYVPKDGRRKKHELRFSMPGGEAVVLAVHSKEQAENWLKVIREVGNLANNINAKESSSSPMILRKLELDKMMSPDKHTSDSDSVANGDSTRESCENGKGKKGTFSELTGSMSRAAGRKINRIISFSKKKPPQPGESNTLSHLDDNPRCGYLNVLVNQCWKERWCCVRNGTLYLHKDRGDIHSHVNSVALQGVEVLPGLGPKHPFAFRIMRGSTEVAALEASCSVEMGRWLGVLLAEAGSTITPEALHYDYVDVDTISSIQNAARHSFLWATSSSGTSTDPRTYDEVPYESVMMDETQSKLKRYSSMSSVDTAKAETQITVKRHGSSVNHYGKYGKTRAEEDARRYVSEKEHLEKEKEAIRKNLLSLRTEKRQLKEKIKNATEKQQKAMEQRLAELEANCREKEAERVDLELRLTEVKEKLKKSLTGGMLGAPVDSKPPIKVKKKEPIHNDGPGPVNCASEMKKRPLSIYASTKGNVMQKAKEWESKKGI
- the afap1l1b gene encoding actin filament-associated protein 1-like 1b isoform X1; its protein translation is MEITDSTFPAGMEHLVKELSLLLKLLENESVSSSTAEKMSVVRNLVKQLQPSVNGSDFIYMNTSLYGNGTSFVESLFEEFDCDLQDLRDSSEEIKGLEQEEASKHLPIKSSPTDTPPPLPTTPPPDDYYEEAVPLGPGTAPQYITTRSNPSPPNSIDDAYYEDADNNYPTTRMNGAIKNSYNDSDALSSSYESYDEEDEEAKSRERTHQWPSEETSPGQMKDYRKCAFLLRKKRFGQWAKKLTIIRENRLQCFKNPKDRTPYVDLPLNLCNVIYVPKDGRRKKHELRFSMPGGEAVVLAVHSKEQAENWLKVIREVGNLANNINAKESSSSPMILRKLELDKMMSPDKHTSDSDSVANGDSTRESCENGKGKKGTFSELTGSMSRAAGRKINRIISFSKKKPPQPGESNTLSHLDDNPRCGYLNVLVNQCWKERWCCVRNGTLYLHKDRGDIHSHVNSVALQGVEVLPGLGPKHPFAFRIMRGSTEVAALEASCSVEMGRWLGVLLAEAGSTITPEALHYDYVDVDTISSIQNAARHSFLWATSSSGTSTDPRTYDEVPYESVMMDETQSKLKRYSSMSSVDTAKAETQITVKRHGSCMFSLESVNHYGKYGKTRAEEDARRYVSEKEHLEKEKEAIRKNLLSLRTEKRQLKEKIKNATEKQQKAMEQRLAELEANCREKEAERVDLELRLTEVKEKLKKSLTGGMLGAPVDSKPPIKVKKKEPIHNDGPGPVNCASEMKKRPLSIYASTKGNVMQKAKEWESKKGI
- the afap1l1b gene encoding actin filament-associated protein 1-like 1b isoform X5 produces the protein MEITDSTFPAGMEHLVKELSLLLKLLENESVSSSTAEKMSVVRNLVKQLQPSVNGSDFIYMNTSLYGNGTSFVESLFEEFDCDLQDLRDSSEEIKGLEQEEASKHLPIKSSPTDTPPPLPTTPPPDDYYEEAVPLGPGTAPQYITTRSNPSPPNSIDDAYYEDADNNYPTTRMNGAIKNSYNDSDALSSSYESYDEEDEEAKSRERTHQWPSEETSPGQMKDYRKCAFLLRKKRFGQWAKKLTIIRENRLQCFKNPKDRTPYVDLPLNLCNVIYVPKDGRRKKHELRFSMPGGEAVVLAVHSKEQAENWLKVIREVGNLANNINAKESSSSPMILRKLELDKMMSPDKHTSDSDSVANGDSTRESCENGKGKKGTFSELTGSMSRAAGRKINRIISFSKKKPPQPGESNTLSHLDDNPRCGYLNVLVNQCWKERWCCVRNGTLYLHKDRGDIHSHVNSVALQGVEVLPGLGPKHPFAFRIMRGSTEVAALEASCSVEMGRWLGVLLAEAGSTITPEALHYDYVDVDTISSIQNAARHSFLWATSSSGTSTDPRTYDEVPYESVMMDETQSKLKRYSSMSSVDTAKAETQITVKRHGSCMFSLEFFVFLCCSCESLR